ACCGTGCCGCCGAAGGTCCAGAACGTGTAGCTCACCCCTTCGGAGATCGGCATCTCCTTCTCCACCACCTCCAGCTCCACGATCACCTTCGCCGGGTAGTTGCGGTTGACCGGCGGCGGTACCTGCGGCGGGCTGGTCAGCACCGCGTGGATCGGCTCGCCCTGCGGCGGGCCGAAGTCGCCATGGGTGGCGGCGATCGCGGCAGGGCTGGCGTCAGCCTCCCCCACCGGCGACACCGCGGCCGGCTTGCCGGAGCAGCCGGCGAGCGCCAGCATGCCGGCCGCGGCCAGGACAATGAACAACGAACGTGACATGGGTTTCTCCCTGTGGTTTCTGGCTGTGAGCCTAGGGAACCGTCAGGAAGCGCGCTTGACGTACGTCATTTCTGTCGATGGAAAACGGCGAGTGCGTCAAGCCGCCGCAGCTGCCGCGAAGGTGTTCAGTGCGACAGCAGATTCTTGCCGATCTGGCGCAACCCCTCGGGGTCGCGCAACAGCATTTCGCGCCCCTCGAGTTCGATCAGGCCCTGCTGGCGGAAACGGCTGAGCACGCGGCTCACCGTCTCAGCCGCCAGCCGCAGGTAGTTGGCGATGTCGCCACGCGACATGCTGAGATGGAAGCGCGTGCCGGAAAAGCCGCGCTCCTCGTAACGTGCGGCGAGATCAGTGAGAAAGGCAGCCATGCGCATGTCGGCGTTGTGGTCGCCGGCGAGCAAGGTGGCCATGCCGAGTTCCTTGCTGATCAGCCGGAACAGCCGCTGCTGTACCGCCGGCATGCGCGTGGCCAGCGCACTCATCGCGGGGAACGAGAAGCGGCAGAAATAGGCGGTATCCAGCGCGACCGCGTCGCACGGGAACTGGTCGGGATAGATCGCGTTGAGCCCGATCACCTCGCCGGGCAGGTAGAAGCCGAGCACCTGTTCGTGTCCATCGGGGTCGACCATGCTGGTCTTCACCGTGCCGGCGCGCACCGCGAAGATCGAGCGGAACGGGTCGCCGGTACGGAAGATGTGCTCGCCGGCGTGGAACGGCCCGACGTGCTCGACCAGGCAATGCAACTCGAGCAGCTCCGGCTTGCCGTAACCTTCCGCGATGCACGCGCCGGAGAACGCACAAGTGCGACAGAAGTGGGTCTCGTCACCGTCGTCGGCAATCGGATTGGGCGGTTCGGGCAGGCGGCCTGCCGGGTTGTTGCGGCGCATGGGGGACCTGTGGGCATCGCGCGGATCAGATCAGGCGTGGTCGGCACCGGCCATGACCGGTACGCCAACGCACGGCGAAATATATCGCGATGATACGCAATGGCGGCGACTGGCGTGGGGCGACCTGTGTGCCATGACGCCGCACCGGCGCATTCGTGCCTGTTTTGCACGGCACAAAAAGAACAAGGGCCGGCATTGCTGCCGGCCCTTGCTTGTATCTGGCGCCCGAAGTTGGACTCGAACCAACGACCCCCTGATTAACAGTCAAGTGCTCTAACCAGCTGAGCTATTCGGGCGTGAGCTGCGTAGTTTGCTGAGCGTGCGGCGAACTGTCAAGCCGCCGAGGAACGGTCGCCGCACTTTTTTTCAGGCGTTCAGTACCTGGTAGCACGGCTCGTACGCGGTGCCTCCGGGGAGCTTCATGCGGTGCTGTTCGACGAACGCCTGCAGCAGCTTGTCCAGCGCCCGCATGATGTCCGCATCGCCATCGATGACGAACGGGCCGTGCTGCTCGATCGCCTGCACGCCCTCCTCCTTCACGTTGCCGGCGACGATGCCGGAAAACGCCCGGCGCAGGTCCGCCGCCAGCTCGTGCCGCGGGCGCTCGTGGTGGATCTGCAGCGCGCGCATCGCCTCGTGGGTGGGGCGGAACGGCTGCTGGAACTCCAGCGGAATCTGCAGCGCCCAGTTGAAGAAGAATGCGTCCTTGGTATCCAGACGGTTGTGGCGCACTTTCTCGAGGCCCTTGACCATCGTTCGCGCCACCGTCTCCGGATCGTCCACGATGATCTGGTAGTGCCGGGCCACCTCGTCGCCCAGGCTGAGCCGCAGGAAGCGGTCGATCTGCTCGAAATAGGCGGCCGACTGGCGCGGCCCGGTGAAGATCAGCGGAAACGGCGTGCCGGCGTTGTCCGGGTGCAGCAGGATGCCGAGCAGGTAGAGGATTTCCTCGGCCGTGCCGACGCCGCCGGGGAACACGATGATGCCGTGGCCCAGGCGCACGAATGCTTCCAGCCGCTTCTCGATGTCCGGCATGATCACCAGGTGGTTGACGATCGGGTTCGGCGATTCGGCCGCGATGATGCCCGGCTCGGTGATGCCGATGTAGCGGTTGTGCCGGCGCCGCTGCTTGGCATGCGAGATGGTCGCGCCCTTCATCGGCCCCTTCATCGCGCCCGGGCCGCAGCCGGTGCAGATGTCCAGCCCGCGCAGGCCGAGCTGGTAACCGACCAGCTTGGTGTAGTCGTACTCCTGGCGCGAGATCGAGTGGCCGCCCCAGCACACCACCAGGTTCGGGTCGACCTGCGGTTTCAGGATGCGCGCATTGCGCAGGATCTCGAACACGCTCTGGGTCAGCGCGGCCGAGGCATCCAGGTCGTAGCCGATCTGCTCCAGCTGGGTCGACACGTAGACGATGTCGCGCACCACCGCCACCAGCAGCTCGTTGATGCCGCGGATGATCTGGCCGTCCACGAACGCCTGTGCCGGCGCGTTGGTCAGCTCGATCTTCATCCCGCGGTCCTGCTGCAGCACCTGGATGTCGAAATCCGGGTACTGCTCCAGGATCGCCCGCGGGTCGTCGCTGATGTTGCCGGAAGTCAGCACCGCCAGTGCGCAACGGCGCAGCAGCGCATGCAGGCCCGAGCCGCTGGCGCCGCGCAGGCGCGCCACCTCGTTGCGGGAAAGGACGTCCAGGCCGCCGATCGGGGAGATGCGTGCGCTGACGGTGCCGGGCTTTGCCGGCGCACCGGCGTATGTGTCGCTCATTCGAGTGCTTCTCCTTGCCGCTCTTCGCGGATCATGCGCCTGCGCCAAGCGGAGCAGGCCGCGTAGCTTCCCGCGCCGGTTGCGCATGGTCAAGCGCGCAAAAAAGAAGCCGGTGCCCGCAAGGGCACCGGCTCCAGGCTTCAAACCACCGATGCGCTTAGAACGTGTAGCGCAGCGTGACCATGGCCGACCAGCGCGACACCACGTTGGTCTTGGTGTTGCGACCGGCGTCGTAAATGATCTTCTGGCCCGGCTGGTAGTTGCCGCTCTTGTCGGTGGGCAGCGAGTAGATGTATTTGCCGTCCGCATCCACGCCTTCGTAACTGGCCAGCGTACGGGTGTACGGGAATCCGATGTAGCTCTGCTGGCCCCAGTCGTTGTTCAACAGGTTCATGAAGTTGTAGATGTCCAGGCGCAGCTCGCCCTTGTTGCCCTTGAAGATGCCGGGCACTTCCTGGCGGAAGCTCAGATCCACCTGGTTCACCCACGCCGAGGCAGCACGGTTGCGGCCGGCGATGGCACCCTGGTGGTCCTTCAGGTAGGAGTCGCTCTGAATGAAGTTGAAGAACTGGTCGATCGCCGCCTGGCTGGTGCCCGTCTTGAAGCTCACATCGCCCTTGTTCGGGATGTAGACCAGGTCGGTCTTGTACGAGTCGCCGTTGGCGTCGTTGCCGAAGACCCAGCTGTACGGCTGGCCGCTGTGGCCGTCGTAGAACGCGCTGACGCTGGTCACGTAATCGCCGAAGAAGCGGTGCTGCCAGGTCAGCGAAGCATTCAGGCGCTGCTTGATCGCATAGTTCGACGTGGACGCCACGTCCTCGTTCGGATTCACCCAGGCGTTGTTGGAGTAGTTCGAGCTGGCCTGGCTGGACACGCCCGGGTTCACCTCGGTGGCATTGCCGAAGGTCACGCCCAGGCTGCCGAACCAGCTCTCCGAGAACGGCTTCTTCAGCGACAGGGTCAGCGCCTCGGAGCGGCCCTTGTGGGTGTTGGTCAGCAGGGTCGACGTGCCGGAGAAACGCCGGTCCTGGTTGGCCCGCGCGTCGCCGGAGACGCTGCCCTCGCCCGGGGTCTTCCAGTACTGGTTGCGGCCGTCCGGCAGCACGCCGGTCGGCGCGCCGATATTGATGTTCTTGTAGAGAATGCCGTTGCGGGTGATGATCCGCTGGTATTCGGCCGAGAAGATCGTGCCCAGCCACGGCAGCTCGCGGTCGAACGCCAGGCTCATCTTCCACACCGACGGCAGCTGGAAGTTCGGGTCGACCGTGTCGACGTTCATCTGCGCGCTGCCCGGAGGCGGCAGGTTCTGGTTGAACGGATCGGCGCTGAACACCGGCAGCGTGTTGCCCACGCCGGGCTGCAGGCCCTGGTCGTTGAACACCGAGTAGGTGGCCACGGTCATGCCGTTGTTCTGGTACGGGTTGGTCATCCACACCGTCGGCGGGTTGGACTGGAACAGGCCCACGCCGCCGCGGAGCTGCATCATCCGCTCGCCGTCGAAGTTGTAGTTGAACGACAGGCGCGGCTCGACCAGCTTCATGCCGTCGATGGTGTTGTCGTTGCGGTACCCGAACGCGGTCGTGAAGGTCGGGTTGTAGATCGGCGAATCACCCGTCTTGTTGAGGTTCACGCGCACGCCGTACTGCACCGACAGGTTGCCGGTGGGCTGCCAGGTATCCTGCAGGAAGAAGCCGTACTGGCGCAGGGTCCAGGCGGCAGCCACGTCGGCCAGCGTGTAGCCCGCGGCCGGCTGGTAGAGGTTGTAGGAGCCGTAGATGCCCTTCTCGAAGTTGTCGATGCCATAGAACTCGTAGGCACCGAACTGGGTACGGCCGAACAGGTTGTAGATCTTGTTCTGCTGGAAGTCGACGCCGCCCTTGATGGTGTGTTCGTCCAGGTACAGCGTGCCGGCGAACAGGCCCTTCCAGGTCTTGATGTCCAGCACGTTGTAGTGGCTGAACTGATCCTCACCCAGGTCGACGTACGGCGCCCCGCCCGTCTGCTTGCCGTTCTTGATGGTCCGGGTGATGTCCACCCACACCTGCGGCTGCTGCGCATCGACCGTGCGCACCTGCGAGAACTGCGAGTAGCCGATCTTGGCCTCGGTGGAGAAGTTGCTGGTCCAGTCGTCGAACACCTGCAGCACGGTGTTCTTGGTGTCGCTGTTCTTGGTGTACCAGTAGCTGGTCAGGCCGATGGCATTGGAGGAGTTGCCCTGCACGATCGGCTGGGTTTCCTTGGTACGCTGGTAGGACAGGCTCGCGCGATGGTTGTCGGCGATGTTCCAGTCCAGCTTCATCAGGTAGCGCTTGTCCTGCAGGTTGGAAGTGCCGCCGCTGAAGGAGCCTGGCTTCAGGCCGAGGGCGTTCGCGGCATCGATGATGCGCTGCAGGTCGGCCGGCGAGACCTTGTTGGAGGTCGACGCACCGGTCAGCGAGGGATCCAGGCCGTTGGCCGAGTCGGCACCCAGGCCAATGGTCTTTTCCTTCTCGAAGTTCGCGAAGAAGAACAGCTTGTCCTTGATGATCGGGCCGCCCAGCGTCGCGCCGGCGGTCCAGTCGCTCTTGTAGCCCTTGTAGCCGCGGTTCTCGTCGAGCCAGCCGGCATTGCCCACCAGCTTGTCCGCATTGCGATAGGCGTAGTACACCGAACCGTGGAATTCGTTCGTGCCGCTCTTGGTCACCGCATTGATGTTGGCGCCGACGGTGTCGGAAGCCACGTCGAAGTTCGCGGTCGAGATGTTGTATTCCTCGATGGTGTCGGTGGACACCGGCGAGCCGATGTACGGCATGCCATTCGAGTTCAGGCCGAACGGGTCGCCGACGGAGACGCCATCGACGCTGATGTTGTTGTAGCGGCTGTTCTGGCCCATCGACGACATCGAACCGTCGCCACGATCGGTAATGACGATGCGGGGATCCAGGCGGGCGATATCCTGGATCGAGCGCCCCGGCGTGGGCGCCGCCAGCAGTTCGCGCTGCGACACGTTGGTCGAGAGTCCCTTGTTGTCCGGCGTGAAAGTTTGCGCCAGGGCCGTGGCCGAAACGGTGACGCCTTCCAGGTTCTTCGCTGCTATCGCACCCATGGTCAGGTTCACCGCGGTGCTCTGCGACAACTGCAGGTAGACCTTGTTCTGCTCGGCCTGGGTCAGGCCGGCCTTGGACGCCGTCACGTCGAACGGGCCGCCGACGCGCAGACCCTGCGCCGAATAGCGGCCATCCGCGTCGGTGGTGGTGATCTTGGTGGTGCCCGACGGCTCGTGCACGATCTGCACGGTGGCGCCCGCCACCGGCTGGCCGTTCGCGTCAAGCACGCGGCCACTGATCGAGGAGGAGGTGTCCTGCGCGATGGCAGGCACCGACGCCGCCAGCAACGAGGCAATGGCAAACGGCAGGAGTTTGGCGCGAATTCGGCTGTTCATTCTTGATCGACCCTCGGGCTCGCAACGAAAAAAAACTCTTGATTGGGGGCCAAAAAAAGCCCGACCTCGCCCGGCGCATGCCAGGCGCAACATCGACGCGATGCGTGACCCCAGTTGTGGTATTGCCGCGACTCCACGGAGCATGGAACCGCAAACCTCAGCTCGCCGGACCTTCCCGCCTGCGGCGATTGTTAAGCGATTTTAACGGTATTGTATGGCAATTTTGTAACATTTACACGTCAGTTGCGGTCGCCCAATTTCCCCAAGCCGCGACACGAACCTTTTGAAATCAGACAGATGGAGGCCGCCCCCGCGCCCCCATCGCCGCCATGTTGCATCACATCCGGCACGCTGCCCATACCCGATCAGTCGCGCTTGCCGAGATAGCGCGCACGCTTCGCCGGTTTCAGGTTGGCCAGGTCCAACATCACCAGGCCGTCCACGCAGCCGGAAAAATCCGGATCCTCGCCGAAGTCGAGGAACTGCACGCCGGCGGGCTCGACCAGGTCGACATATTGGCGATACAGCACCGGCATGCTGACGCCCAGCGCATCCAGATGGTGTTTCAGTTGGCCCAACCCCGCAGCGGCGTCCAGCCCCTCCAGCGCTGCGCGCACGCCCTGCACCACTTCAGGCGAGACAACGAAAGGCTGGCGTGCGGCGGCCAGCCCCGGCGCACCGAAATAATGCTGGTGCGCCGCCGCGATCCATTCGCGCGCCTCGCGCGGCAGGTTCACCGACATGCTGACCGGACCGAACAGGTAACGCAGTTCCGGATGCCGCTGCAGGTACAGGCCGATGCCCTGCCACAGCTGGTCCAGCGCGCGCGAGCGCCAGTACGCCGGCGCGATGAAACTGCGCCCCAGCTCCAGCCCCTGCGCCAACCGCGACTCCAGCGCCGGCGAGTAGTCGAACAGGCTGGAGGTGTACAGGCCGGCCATGCCGCGCTCGGCGATCAGCCGTCCGCCGTGGCCGAAGCGGTAGGAGCCGACGATGCGCAAGGCCTGCGGGTCCCACAGCACCAGGTGCTCGTAATGCTGGTCGTAGGCATCCAGGTCGCGTCGCGCGTTGGTGCCCTCGCCGACCTTGCGGAAGGTCAGTTCGCGCAACCGGCCGATCTCGCGCATCACCGCGCTGTCGGGTGTGCCCTTGAACAGCCAGGCCTGCTTGCCGTCGCCGAGATCGGCCAGTTTCTCGCAGCGCGCCAGTTCCGCAGCGACCTGTTCGACCGGCTCGGGCAAGGCCAGCGGCGCCTGTCCGCCAAAGACCAGGCCGCGATGCTGGCCGACCCGGTACACGTGCCGGCGCATCAGCTTCGCCGCCTGTGCCGGCGAACCGCCGCTGCGCTGACCTAGTTCCTCGGCGCCGACCAGCGCGCCGATGCTGAAACCGATCCGCCGCTTGCCCGGCGCCACCGCTTCGCGCGGCAGCATCGCCGTGCTCAGCGGCCTGGCCAGCATCGACAGGCCGTAGAACATCGCCGAATTGCGCGCCGAAACATGCACCGGCAGCACCGGTGCCTTGCTGCGCAACGACAACCGTGCGAAACCGTCCGACCAGCGGCCGTCGCGCACGCCGCCGGCACGCACGCGCGAGACCTCGCCGGCAGGAAACACGATCAGCGCCTCGCCATTCTCCAGCGCCCGATAGATGCCGCGCAGGCGCGAGGCAGCGCCCTTGCCGAACACGTCCACCGGCAGCAGCAGCTTGCCCAGTGGCGGTACCGTAGCCAGCCAGTCGTTGCCCAGGATGCGCACGTCGCGGCGCACCGAGCCGATCACCTGCAGCACCGCCAACGCGTCCTGCATGCCCAGCGGATGGTTGGCCACCACCAGCAGCGGGCCTTCCGCCGGAATGTTCTCGAGATCGCCCGGATTGACGTGATGGCTGGTGCCGAGCACATCCAGTACGCGATCGACGAAATCGAAACCTTCGGCGGTACCGACCCGATGCAATACACGGTTGAAACCGTCTTCGTCGGCCAGGCGTCCGAGCATGCCCGCCACCGGCCGGCGGAGGCGCGGGTACTGCGCCAGCCATGGCAGCCGTTCGACAAGGGACTGTTCGATACTCAGCATGTCTGCGTCCTCGGATTCCCCCCATCCTGGCGGCCGATTATGACAGCTGCACGATCACCCGAAGCGACGCTTGCGACGTCGTCGTCGTTTCAAACGCTCATGTGCAGGAACGACGCCACGCCGGCCATGAACATCTGCACCGACAGCGCGATCAGCAGCATGCCCATCACACGCTCCAGCGCAGTCAGCACGCTCTCGCCCAGCCAGCGGAACAGGTAGGTCGCACTGAGCAGGATCAGCGAACTGGCCAGCCACGCCAGCAGCAGCGCGATCGTCCAGTCGGCGGTGCGGCCGGGCTGGGTATTGGTCAGCAGCAGCAGCGCCGCCATCGCCGAGGGACCGGCCACGCCGGGTATCGCCATCGGCACGATGAACGGTTCGCCGCCGCCGGACTTGCCGAAGATGCCGCTGCCGTCGGCGGGCGGAAACACCATGCGGATGCCGATCAGGAACAGCACGATGCCGCCGGCGATGCTGATCGATTCCTGCTTCAGCTGCAGCAGCTTGAGGATGTACTGGCCGCCGAACAGGAACGCCAGCAGCACGCCCAGTGCGATCAGCAGCTCGCGCACCATGACGCGACGGCGCCGCTTCGGCGGCACGTCCTTCAGCAGGCTCAGGAACAGCGGGATATTGCCCAGCGGATCCATGATCAGGAACAGCAGGATGCCCGCCGACAATGTGGTCATCTGCGATTCCATCTCAACTCCATTCTCGTTGGGCGGGCGCCACGCCGGCACCGCCGGGCGTTCAGTCGACCCGCAAATCCAGTATGGCGCCACGCACCGGCGCACCCTGCGCGCTGAGCAGGTAGACCGCCGCCTTGGCCGCCGCATCCGGCAATGGCCGCTGCAGGATGTCTTCGCCGAAATACGCCAGTTGCCGCAGCGCCGTGCGCATCGGCCCGGGCAGCATCGCATGGGTGCGCAACGTGCTGCTATCGGTTTCCTCGTGCAGGATCGACACGAACCGCTCCAGCGCCGCCTTCGACGCGCCGTAAGCGCCCCAGTGCGCACGCTGCAGCAGTTCGGGATCGTCCAGCACGAATACCACGGCGCTGTCGCCGGCCTGGCTCAGCAGCGGCAGGCAGACCTGGGTCAGCGCAAACGGCGCGTTCACGTTGACGTGCATGGCGCGCAGCCAGGCATCCGGCTTGTGCATGCTTATGGGTGTCAACCCGCCGAAACTGACGGCCGCGTGCACGATGCCGTCGAGCCGGCCGAAGTCGCGCTCCAGCCCCTCGGCCAGCGCGGCGTATTCGCGCGGCGTGGCCACCTCCATGTCCAGCGGATGGATCACCGGCTCGGCCAGGCCTTCGGCCCGCATCGCGTCGTACAGCTGTTCGAGCTGACGCTTGCGCTTGCCGGTGATCACCACCGTGGCGCCGGCGCGCGAAGCCGCGCGCGCCACCGCGCCGCCGAGCCCGCCGTAGGCGCCGGTGACCAGCACCACGCGATCGGCCAGGGTATCGGCAGCCGGCTGCCAACCTGCGGGCAACCGTGAAACGGGCAGCGTCGTCAAGGCGCCACCCCGGCCACGTCGCTGGCCATGCGCGACAGCTCGCCGGCGGAGTTCAGGTCCTCGATGATGTCGCAGCCGCCGATCAGCTCGCCCTGGATGAACAACTGCGGAAAGGTCGGCCAGTTCGAGAAATGCGGCAGTGCCGCGCGGATCTGCGGATCGGCCAGCACGTTCACCGCATGGAACACGGCACCGGCTTCGGTCAACGCCTGGGCCGCACGACTGGAAAAGCCGCACATCGGAAATTCGGGCGTGCCTTTCATGAAAAGCACGATGGGGTGCGCGGCCAGCATCGCCTTGATTTGCTCGTTGATGTCCATAGCTCGGTGTTTCATCTTTACAATGCAGGCAGACCGATATTGTATCAGTCACCCGTCGGCTGCCGTTTGCTGCGCCGACACATCTCCCCCAGCCACCGCTAAGGAGCCTCATCATGGCGATCGAACTTCCACCGCTTCCGTACGAAAAGAACGCACTGGAGCCGCACATTTCCGCCGAAACGCTGGAGTACCACTACGGCAAGCACCACCAGGCCTACGTGACCAACCTCAACAAGCTGATCGAAGGCACCGAGTTCGCGAACGCGCCGCTCGAGGAAATCATCAAGAAGTCGTCCGGCGGCGTGTTCAACAACGCCGCGCAGATCTGGAACCACACGTTCTACTGGAACTCGATGAGTCCGAAGGGCGGCGGCGCACCGAGCGGCAAGCTGGCCGACGCGATCAACAAGGCGTTCGGCTCGTTCGATAAGTTCAAGGAAGAATTCAGCAAGTCCGCCGCCGGCAACTTCGGCTCCGGCTGGACCTGGCTGGTGCAGCGCCCGGACGGCTCGCTCGGCATCGTCAACACCTCGAACGCGGCTACCCCGATCACCGGCAGCGACAAGCCGCTGTTCACCACCGACGTGTGGGAACACGCCTACTACATCGACTACCGCAACGCCCGTCCGAAGTACGTGGAAGCGTTCTGGAATCTGGTGAACTGGGAATTCGCGGCCAGCAACCTGGCCTGATTCCCCCGGCTGAAACAGGAACGGAGCCCTCGCGGCTCCGTTTTTTATGCCAGCGCCTGCGCTTCGCTCAACCGAGTTCCGGCAGCACCGGCGCCACTTGCACCTCGCGCCCCAGCGCACTGGCAATCCCGCCCAATCGCGCTGCCAGCTGGCCGGCATCCGGCGCGCACACCGTGGCATGGCCTACCTTGCGGCCCGGCCGGGCCTGCTTGCCGTAGTCGTGCCAGTGCGCGTCGACCGCCTGCAGTACCGCCGAGGCGTCGGGCAGCTCGCCGATCCAGTTGAACATCGCCGACATGCCGCGCGCTCCGGTATCGCCCAGCGGCAGGCCGAGCACTGCGCGCACATGGTTCTCGAACTGGCTGGTGCGCGCGCCCTCGATGGTCCAGTGGCCGGAGTTGTGCACGCGCGGCGCCATCTCGTTGCCCAACAGCTCGCCGTCCCTGACGAACAGCTCCAGCGCGAACACGCCGACGTAACCCAGCCGCTCGGCCAGCGTGCGGGCCAGTTCGGTGGCGCGCGGCTGCAGCAGTTCGATGTCCGGCGCCGGCGCCAGGCTCATCGACAGCACGCCGTCGACGTGCCAGTTGCGGGTCAGCGGCCAGGTGCGGAAATCGCCGTCGCGGCTGCGCACGGCAAGCACCGACAGTTCGCGCTCGAACGGCACGAACGCTTCCAGGATCAGGCCATGTTTCGACGCCTGCGCGCCAAGCGCGGCCCACGCCGCATCCGCATCGGCCGGTTCGCGCAGCCGGAACTGGCCCTTGCCGTCGTAGCCGAGCCGGCGCGTCTTCAGGATCGCCGGTGCGCCGACCGCGGCCAGTGCCTGATCCAGCTGTTCGCGCGTATCCACCGTCATGAAGTCCGGAGTGGGCAGGCCGCACTCGCGGAACAGGGTCTTCTCGGCCAGGCGATCCTGCGCCACCGCCAGCGCCTGCGGTGCGGGGAATACCGCGACCCGCTCGGCCAGCCAGTGTGCCGTCTCGGCCGGCACGTTCTCGAAATCGAAGGTGACCACGTCGACCCGGGCGGCAAATGCCTCCAGGGCGGCGTAGTCGGTCCAGTCGGCCACTACCAGCGGCGCGACCTGCCCCGCACAGGCGTCAGCGGAACTGTCCACCGCCAGGGTTTTCACGCCCAGCGGTGCCGCCGCCAGCGCCAGCATGCGCGCCAGCTGTCCACCTCCGAGTACGCCCAGCACGGGCTGTCGCCGTTCGCTCACTGGCGCGGGTCCGGCTGCTCGATCACGGCCTGGGTCTGGCGTGCGCGCCAATTGTCCAGCGACGCGGCCAATGCCGGATCGTGCAAGGCCAGCACCGCCACGGCCAGCAAGCCGGCATTCACCGCGCCGGCACGGCCGATCGCCAGGGTGCCGACCGGGATGCCGGCCGGCATCTGCGCGATCGACAGCAGCGAATCCATCCCGTTCAGCGCCTTCGACTGCACCGGCACG
The window above is part of the Rhodanobacter sp. LX-99 genome. Proteins encoded here:
- a CDS encoding Fe-Mn family superoxide dismutase, whose amino-acid sequence is MAIELPPLPYEKNALEPHISAETLEYHYGKHHQAYVTNLNKLIEGTEFANAPLEEIIKKSSGGVFNNAAQIWNHTFYWNSMSPKGGGAPSGKLADAINKAFGSFDKFKEEFSKSAAGNFGSGWTWLVQRPDGSLGIVNTSNAATPITGSDKPLFTTDVWEHAYYIDYRNARPKYVEAFWNLVNWEFAASNLA
- a CDS encoding 5-(carboxyamino)imidazole ribonucleotide synthase, yielding MSERRQPVLGVLGGGQLARMLALAAAPLGVKTLAVDSSADACAGQVAPLVVADWTDYAALEAFAARVDVVTFDFENVPAETAHWLAERVAVFPAPQALAVAQDRLAEKTLFRECGLPTPDFMTVDTREQLDQALAAVGAPAILKTRRLGYDGKGQFRLREPADADAAWAALGAQASKHGLILEAFVPFERELSVLAVRSRDGDFRTWPLTRNWHVDGVLSMSLAPAPDIELLQPRATELARTLAERLGYVGVFALELFVRDGELLGNEMAPRVHNSGHWTIEGARTSQFENHVRAVLGLPLGDTGARGMSAMFNWIGELPDASAVLQAVDAHWHDYGKQARPGRKVGHATVCAPDAGQLAARLGGIASALGREVQVAPVLPELG